From the Leptospira sp. WS60.C2 genome, one window contains:
- the mtnP gene encoding S-methyl-5'-thioadenosine phosphorylase, with the protein MANVVKIGVIGGTGLYSIDGMEIIQEVHPETPWGKPSDTITIGRFKGKEIAFLPRHGKGHFLNPSEVPARANIAALKQLGVEEIIAFSSVGSLRQEIAPRDFVIPSQIIDRTKARHATFFENGMVAHAPFADPFSPGLAKKVEAAAKQINLPIHTNKTLICMEGPLFSTRAESHMYRSWGADVINMTVLPEAKLAREAEILYQMVCMSTDYDCWKEDEAHVTLEMVLANLSANADTAKKLLSTLIDHLGQSDDTSLVGSTKFSLVTAPEKRNPEQITKLKFLFPTYF; encoded by the coding sequence ATGGCAAATGTAGTAAAAATCGGGGTAATTGGTGGAACAGGTTTGTATTCTATCGACGGAATGGAGATCATTCAAGAGGTTCATCCAGAGACACCGTGGGGAAAACCTTCTGATACCATTACAATTGGTCGTTTTAAGGGGAAAGAAATTGCCTTTTTACCAAGACACGGAAAGGGACATTTTTTAAATCCAAGTGAAGTCCCTGCTCGTGCCAATATTGCCGCATTAAAACAGTTAGGTGTTGAGGAAATCATTGCGTTTAGTTCAGTAGGAAGTTTGCGTCAAGAAATTGCACCGAGAGATTTTGTCATTCCTTCTCAAATCATTGACAGAACCAAAGCAAGGCATGCAACGTTTTTTGAAAATGGAATGGTGGCTCATGCTCCTTTTGCAGATCCATTTTCACCAGGGCTTGCTAAAAAAGTAGAAGCTGCAGCAAAACAAATCAATTTACCGATTCATACTAATAAAACATTGATTTGTATGGAAGGACCTCTCTTCTCTACTCGCGCTGAGTCGCATATGTATCGTTCTTGGGGTGCTGATGTCATCAATATGACTGTCTTACCTGAGGCAAAATTGGCGAGAGAAGCGGAAATCCTTTACCAAATGGTTTGTATGTCAACCGATTACGACTGTTGGAAAGAAGACGAAGCACATGTTACGTTAGAGATGGTTCTTGCAAATCTTAGTGCCAACGCCGACACAGCAAAAAAATTGTTATCGACTTTGATTGATCATCTTGGTCAGTCGGATGATACCAGTTTGGTGGGAAGCACGAAGTTTTCTTTGGTCACTGCTCCAGAAAAAAGAAACCCAGAACAAATTACTAAGTTGAAATTTTTGTTTCCAACTTATTTCTAA
- a CDS encoding MarR family winged helix-turn-helix transcriptional regulator yields MGTKFKGSKKEVQALDAFIKLKRASESLSSRLISEFTKWNISESQFGVLETLYHLGPLCQKDLGDKILKSTGNITLVIDNLEKRNLVERVRGVEDRRFISVHLTNEGKKLIEQIFPDHVKRITSEFAVLSPEEQDVLGKICKKLGKKTETTAK; encoded by the coding sequence ATGGGAACAAAATTCAAAGGATCTAAAAAGGAAGTACAAGCACTAGATGCCTTCATCAAATTGAAGCGAGCATCAGAATCCTTGTCTTCCAGACTCATTTCTGAATTCACAAAATGGAATATTTCAGAGAGCCAATTTGGGGTATTAGAAACCTTGTACCATTTAGGTCCGCTATGCCAAAAAGATTTGGGAGATAAAATCCTCAAAAGCACGGGAAACATCACCCTTGTCATCGATAACTTAGAAAAACGAAATCTAGTGGAACGTGTGCGCGGTGTGGAGGACAGACGGTTTATCTCTGTCCACCTCACAAATGAAGGAAAAAAACTGATCGAACAGATTTTTCCAGATCATGTAAAACGAATCACCTCTGAGTTTGCTGTTCTTTCTCCTGAAGAACAAGATGTCCTCGGAAAAATTTGCAAAAAGCTCGGTAAAAAAACTGAGACTACGGCAAAGTAG
- a CDS encoding formylglycine-generating enzyme family protein — MKKLLMILFVLGSMFTPLVSEEETSEESPFATTKKKVQLWKGEVTGVYKNRLWIKVRIYRNQKISKYSVSELKSLFAETKEFPVYQKITQLKQGLLIVRDTIWEEKNISKNNQFIEVVLVGDYKPDPTSKMKEITTDAYISSYVEEDFFTEPDAFFKGRYTAPRKIVFHPKDRKEMVLVSRGLFLYGQGTDPSSDSFNPYYLEPKASNLKEIPSFYIDKYEVTNAEYDFFLKQTNTKSPPHWIGGKYPEGEGDHPVVHLTYREVERYAAWAGKRIPSEWEWEKAARGPGVVEYTNRDETLGYQITATKYPFGDEYDSLYCNTRESKIGKTQSVFELSTEGASPYGAIGMCGNASEWTSSDYQLYPGHHIKNFSFGKIYKVVRGGSYSDSAKNATASARSYGGIPNLSEDRRAGFRLVMDYRD; from the coding sequence ATGAAAAAATTACTAATGATTCTATTCGTTTTGGGGTCTATGTTCACTCCCCTAGTTTCAGAAGAGGAAACGTCGGAAGAATCACCCTTCGCAACGACAAAAAAGAAAGTCCAACTTTGGAAAGGGGAAGTGACCGGAGTTTATAAAAATAGACTTTGGATTAAAGTCCGTATTTATCGAAATCAAAAGATCTCAAAGTATTCTGTATCAGAATTAAAATCCCTTTTTGCAGAGACTAAAGAATTTCCTGTGTATCAAAAAATAACCCAACTCAAACAGGGTTTACTCATCGTAAGAGATACCATCTGGGAAGAAAAAAATATAAGTAAAAACAATCAATTTATTGAAGTAGTGTTAGTTGGTGATTACAAACCAGATCCTACATCCAAAATGAAAGAAATCACAACAGATGCTTATATTTCAAGTTATGTGGAGGAAGATTTTTTTACGGAACCAGATGCTTTCTTTAAGGGAAGGTATACAGCTCCTCGCAAAATCGTTTTCCATCCAAAGGATCGAAAGGAAATGGTTTTGGTTTCTCGAGGATTGTTTTTATACGGACAAGGTACTGATCCATCTTCTGATAGTTTTAATCCTTACTATCTGGAACCAAAGGCATCTAATCTCAAAGAGATTCCTTCGTTTTACATTGATAAGTATGAAGTCACAAACGCCGAATACGATTTTTTTCTGAAACAAACCAATACCAAATCGCCGCCTCATTGGATCGGTGGAAAGTATCCAGAAGGAGAAGGGGACCATCCTGTTGTGCATCTCACCTACCGCGAAGTGGAGCGTTATGCGGCATGGGCTGGAAAACGTATTCCTTCTGAATGGGAATGGGAAAAGGCTGCCCGTGGCCCAGGGGTAGTTGAATACACTAACCGAGATGAAACACTTGGTTACCAAATTACTGCCACCAAATATCCATTTGGTGATGAATATGATTCTTTGTACTGTAATACCAGAGAATCAAAAATCGGTAAAACTCAATCTGTGTTTGAACTCTCTACAGAAGGAGCAAGTCCCTATGGGGCCATCGGGATGTGCGGGAATGCGTCAGAATGGACGTCGAGTGATTACCAATTGTATCCAGGCCATCATATTAAAAACTTTTCGTTTGGAAAAATTTATAAAGTGGTTAGAGGTGGATCGTATTCTGACTCTGCAAAAAATGCTACTGCAAGCGCTAGATCTTACGGTGGAATTCCTAACCTAAGCGAAGATAGGCGAGCTGGATTTCGATTAGTAATGGACTATCGGGATTAA
- a CDS encoding STAS domain-containing protein: MIENWDEYTVESGDFKMEVLQQKFVPLPESAVYFELSGEINLYNSQVMKENIELLIEKGIHNIFLNFEQVSYIDSSGLGVCLGIHSRLVKQQGYIRIVSPSEKVRYVLELTKLKSLLQIFPTLEQAVART, encoded by the coding sequence ATGATTGAAAATTGGGATGAATATACAGTCGAAAGTGGAGATTTCAAAATGGAAGTCCTACAACAAAAATTTGTCCCACTTCCAGAATCGGCCGTTTACTTCGAATTATCGGGAGAAATCAATTTGTACAATTCCCAGGTAATGAAAGAAAACATAGAACTACTAATTGAGAAAGGCATTCACAACATTTTTTTAAACTTCGAACAAGTGAGTTATATTGATAGTTCTGGATTAGGAGTCTGTTTGGGAATCCATTCTCGTTTGGTCAAACAACAAGGATACATTCGCATAGTATCCCCTTCGGAAAAAGTTCGTTATGTGTTAGAATTGACGAAACTGAAAAGTTTGCTCCAGATTTTTCCTACCCTGGAGCAAGCTGTTGCGCGAACTTAG
- a CDS encoding glucose-6-phosphate isomerase — MSNLKISDRFVKPFLTSSNLETELERAEQARQTVLNRSGLGNEFLGWVDLPSQINAEDLQNIRKAAETIQSHSQYLVVVGIGGSYLGARAVIEALTPEFSSPETQKKTVKILYAGHHLDADYHFRLLAFLENKEFSVNVISKSGTTTEPAIAFRLLLSLLERKYGKEKIKNRVFATTDKSKGALKQLADEYGFPTFVIPDDVGGRYSVFTPVGLLPIAAAGYSINKLIDGAKQMETELKATKAKDGNLACLYGAIRNGLYASGKTTEIFVSYNPSLSYLAEWWKQLFGESEGKTGKGIFPASVQFTTDLHSMGQYIQDGERKLMETVITIETPKQDVYLTEKTDDKDGLNYLAGKKLSEVNQSAMLGTLIAHKDGGVPCLEMILPTINEETLGGLLYFYEFSCAISGYMLGVNPFDQPGVEDYKNNMFALLGKKGFEKRKEEILSHIGTT; from the coding sequence ATGTCGAATCTAAAAATTTCAGATCGCTTCGTGAAACCATTTCTTACTTCTTCCAACTTAGAAACGGAACTAGAAAGAGCGGAACAAGCACGCCAAACCGTACTCAATCGAAGTGGTTTGGGAAATGAATTTTTGGGTTGGGTCGACCTTCCAAGCCAGATCAACGCGGAAGATTTACAAAATATAAGAAAAGCAGCAGAGACCATCCAATCTCATTCGCAATACCTAGTAGTTGTAGGGATAGGAGGTAGTTATTTAGGAGCACGCGCGGTGATTGAAGCTCTCACACCTGAATTTAGCTCCCCCGAAACACAAAAGAAAACGGTAAAAATTTTATATGCCGGCCATCATTTGGATGCGGATTACCATTTTCGTTTATTAGCATTTCTAGAAAATAAAGAGTTCTCCGTGAATGTGATTTCAAAATCAGGAACGACAACAGAACCTGCAATCGCCTTTCGTTTGTTACTTTCTCTTTTGGAACGAAAGTATGGAAAAGAAAAGATTAAAAATCGAGTTTTTGCTACTACGGACAAATCAAAAGGTGCTCTAAAACAGCTCGCAGACGAATACGGATTTCCTACGTTCGTCATTCCAGATGATGTGGGTGGCCGTTATTCAGTATTCACTCCAGTCGGATTGTTACCTATTGCGGCTGCCGGGTATAGCATCAATAAATTGATTGATGGTGCGAAACAAATGGAAACTGAATTAAAAGCGACGAAAGCAAAAGATGGAAACCTTGCTTGTTTGTATGGGGCAATTCGAAATGGTTTGTATGCGTCTGGAAAAACAACAGAAATCTTTGTATCCTACAATCCTTCTTTAAGTTATTTGGCTGAGTGGTGGAAACAGCTGTTTGGTGAAAGTGAGGGAAAAACAGGTAAGGGAATTTTTCCTGCCTCCGTACAGTTTACCACAGATTTACATTCTATGGGTCAATACATCCAAGATGGAGAAAGAAAATTGATGGAGACTGTCATTACAATCGAAACTCCAAAACAGGATGTGTATCTCACGGAAAAGACCGATGATAAAGATGGACTGAATTACCTTGCAGGTAAAAAACTTTCCGAAGTCAATCAAAGTGCAATGCTTGGAACTTTGATTGCTCATAAAGATGGTGGAGTGCCTTGTTTGGAAATGATCCTACCAACCATCAATGAAGAAACACTAGGAGGACTCTTGTATTTTTACGAATTTTCCTGTGCAATTTCCGGTTATATGTTAGGTGTGAATCCTTTTGACCAGCCGGGGGTTGAGGATTATAAAAACAATATGTTTGCCTTACTTGGAAAAAAAGGATTTGAGAAACGAAAAGAAGAAATCCTAAGCCATATAGGAACTACGTAA
- a CDS encoding NTP transferase domain-containing protein: MNGFVLAAGFGKRMGTLTTNTPKPLLKIQSISLLDYSLYLLHLWKIKQVWINVHYLSEQITQHLLPFKGFPIHIAEEKTEILGTAGGIRTALPEELYAEPILLINPDTLFFPKSGFTPKLSLTSGSKIHLYLLPAPEGQNYTKIYIQKDNTLKFGEGTFYYIGLAILDPTCLVTLEKHKYYDLSDTFKECSEKGQITGEIFPGEVLDLGTKELWDSYQTKDVFGKELEKIQCFLRSSYMA; this comes from the coding sequence ATGAATGGATTTGTATTGGCTGCCGGTTTTGGCAAACGAATGGGGACACTCACGACTAACACTCCAAAACCACTATTAAAAATCCAATCGATCTCTCTTTTGGATTATTCTCTGTATCTATTACATTTGTGGAAAATCAAACAAGTTTGGATCAATGTACATTATTTGTCAGAGCAGATCACTCAGCATTTGTTACCATTCAAAGGTTTTCCCATTCATATCGCAGAAGAAAAAACCGAAATCTTAGGTACAGCTGGTGGAATTCGCACAGCTTTGCCTGAAGAATTGTATGCAGAACCAATTTTACTCATCAATCCAGATACCTTATTTTTTCCAAAATCTGGTTTTACACCTAAACTAAGTTTAACGAGTGGATCAAAAATCCATTTGTATCTATTGCCTGCACCCGAAGGTCAAAATTATACAAAAATCTACATTCAGAAGGACAATACATTAAAGTTTGGCGAAGGAACGTTCTATTACATTGGTCTTGCGATATTGGATCCTACGTGTTTAGTTACATTAGAAAAACATAAATATTATGATCTATCGGATACGTTCAAAGAATGTTCTGAAAAAGGACAAATCACCGGTGAAATTTTCCCCGGCGAAGTATTGGATTTAGGAACGAAAGAACTTTGGGACAGTTACCAAACTAAAGACGTTTTTGGTAAGGAATTAGAGAAAATTCAATGCTTCTTACGTAGTTCCTATATGGCTTAG
- a CDS encoding phosphotransferase → MLSGINESQLDYIYTRYGKDCIITPLQEEASSRRYFHITTYQQKEEVVCIDGTINHDFIQLSEFLSVNGILVPRIFEYKESLGIICMSFEGKLDYSSYQLSEYQHQFPKLIDLILKLQSLEPPSFVKNRKFDTGKLSFETNLTIEKFLSFKEQFQIRTSLTTEANAFIEETVAYLDKYPINVFTHRDFHCRNLLRSPNFEYVLIDYQDARMGVPQYDIASILYDAYYPLPREFRFRMLRYFQERNLDQSKKFNDTFYLQALQRSFKALGTYFRMVVDQKKDKFKPSILSCLNQLEEIIQLGMFSDSLYIFVRSLRDELTLHKDFRNINL, encoded by the coding sequence GTGCTTTCTGGAATCAACGAATCACAACTAGATTATATTTATACTCGTTATGGTAAAGATTGTATCATAACGCCGCTGCAAGAAGAAGCGTCGAGTCGGCGATACTTCCATATCACTACATACCAACAAAAAGAAGAAGTCGTCTGTATCGATGGAACCATCAACCATGACTTTATCCAATTGAGTGAATTTCTAAGTGTAAATGGGATTCTTGTTCCTAGAATTTTCGAATACAAGGAATCCCTTGGGATCATCTGTATGTCATTCGAAGGGAAGTTGGATTATAGCTCTTATCAACTTTCGGAATACCAACATCAGTTTCCAAAATTAATCGATTTGATCTTAAAATTACAATCACTTGAACCACCTAGTTTTGTAAAAAACAGAAAGTTCGATACAGGAAAACTAAGTTTTGAAACAAATTTAACCATCGAAAAATTTTTATCTTTTAAAGAACAATTCCAAATTCGAACTTCACTTACAACGGAAGCAAATGCTTTTATAGAAGAGACAGTTGCCTACTTAGATAAATATCCGATCAATGTTTTCACGCACAGAGATTTTCATTGTCGAAACTTACTTAGATCACCTAATTTTGAATATGTGCTTATTGATTACCAAGATGCACGAATGGGAGTTCCTCAATATGATATAGCATCTATTCTGTATGATGCCTATTATCCACTCCCCCGAGAATTTAGATTCCGTATGCTCAGATACTTTCAAGAACGAAATCTTGACCAATCCAAAAAATTTAATGATACCTTTTATCTTCAAGCTTTACAACGATCCTTTAAGGCCCTAGGAACATATTTTCGAATGGTTGTTGATCAGAAGAAAGACAAATTCAAACCATCAATCCTTTCCTGTTTAAACCAATTAGAAGAAATCATTCAACTCGGAATGTTTTCTGACTCACTTTATATTTTTGTGCGCAGTTTACGAGATGAACTAACCCTACACAAGGATTTTCGTAACATCAATTTATGA
- a CDS encoding phytoene desaturase family protein, with protein sequence METKYDVIIIGSGIGGLTAASILSQVANKKVLVLERHFKLGGFTHTFKRLGKFEWDVGIHYIGDLAEGSMLRTLFDSVTKRGVQWKKMEEPFEVFDYPNFSFPVYGEKERFRNDLKTKYPEETKAIDQYFKDVETFTQWFGRHFTLKALPAFFEKAAKLLGLDHIQSPYITTKEYMDSHFQNENLKALLCSQWGDYGLPPKDSSFAIHSMIVTHYFNGGYFPIGGSSKIVDSIEPIVEKSGGAMKILHTVKEILLDGDKAIGVKVDVQKGKTITEQSFYADVIISDAGAYTTYNKLLPKQFSKDFQTPLESLSTQGTTSITLYIGFKESPTKLGFHGENHWIFPNVNHDESYANRNDLIHGKPPMMYLSFPSLKNPEAEGHTAEAISFADYSHFAKWKEEPWKKRGEDYNQLKATITEGMLQFLEERFPGFRDLIEFTELSTPITTEYFTGHKEGSIYGLSCTPERFRQEWLGVRTTVGNLFLTGADACSPGVAGALMGGVAASSVVLGLTGTLRLMKELFQKSQETD encoded by the coding sequence ATGGAGACTAAGTACGATGTCATCATCATTGGTTCAGGAATCGGTGGGTTAACCGCCGCTTCCATTTTGTCTCAAGTCGCTAACAAAAAAGTCTTAGTTCTCGAGCGTCATTTTAAGTTAGGTGGCTTCACGCATACCTTCAAACGATTGGGAAAATTTGAATGGGATGTGGGAATCCATTACATTGGCGATTTAGCAGAAGGTTCTATGTTACGAACTCTCTTTGATTCGGTTACAAAACGAGGGGTTCAATGGAAAAAAATGGAGGAACCATTTGAGGTCTTTGACTATCCAAACTTTAGTTTTCCTGTATATGGAGAAAAAGAACGGTTTCGGAATGATCTAAAAACCAAATACCCGGAAGAAACTAAGGCAATTGACCAATACTTTAAAGATGTAGAGACTTTCACACAGTGGTTTGGTCGGCACTTCACTCTCAAAGCATTGCCTGCTTTCTTCGAAAAAGCAGCGAAGTTACTCGGTTTGGATCATATCCAATCTCCCTATATCACAACAAAAGAATACATGGATTCTCATTTTCAGAATGAAAATCTAAAAGCCCTTCTTTGTTCGCAATGGGGAGATTACGGTCTTCCTCCGAAGGACTCTTCTTTTGCTATCCATTCTATGATTGTCACCCATTACTTTAACGGTGGGTATTTTCCCATTGGTGGCTCTTCTAAGATAGTCGATTCCATTGAACCGATTGTGGAAAAATCTGGTGGTGCTATGAAGATTCTTCATACAGTAAAGGAAATTCTATTGGATGGGGACAAAGCAATCGGTGTCAAAGTGGATGTCCAAAAAGGAAAAACCATCACGGAACAAAGCTTCTATGCTGATGTGATTATTTCTGATGCAGGAGCTTACACCACTTACAATAAACTGCTACCCAAACAATTTTCAAAGGACTTCCAAACACCTTTGGAATCTCTTAGCACACAAGGCACAACTTCCATCACTCTCTACATTGGTTTTAAAGAATCGCCAACAAAACTGGGGTTCCATGGGGAAAACCATTGGATTTTTCCAAATGTAAACCATGACGAAAGTTATGCGAATCGAAACGACTTAATCCACGGAAAACCTCCCATGATGTATCTGTCATTTCCATCTCTTAAAAATCCGGAAGCAGAAGGGCACACGGCAGAAGCGATTAGTTTTGCCGATTACAGTCACTTTGCGAAATGGAAAGAGGAACCGTGGAAAAAAAGAGGCGAAGACTATAACCAATTAAAGGCAACCATCACTGAAGGTATGTTGCAGTTTTTAGAAGAACGATTTCCTGGTTTTCGGGACTTGATTGAATTCACCGAACTCTCCACTCCCATCACTACAGAATACTTTACGGGACACAAAGAAGGATCGATTTATGGACTTTCCTGTACACCAGAACGCTTTCGCCAAGAGTGGTTAGGTGTGAGGACAACTGTGGGAAACCTATTTCTCACGGGAGCAGACGCATGCTCTCCAGGAGTCGCGGGAGCTCTTATGGGTGGCGTAGCTGCTTCTTCAGTCGTTCTTGGTCTCACAGGAACTTTGCGTCTCATGAAGGAACTTTTCCAAAAGAGCCAAGAAACCGATTGA
- the galK gene encoding galactokinase gives MDSLRSKENLNQFERIFGKTNSTPRLFEAPARINIIGEHVDYLGGIVLPAAIDFSVQVFLRPNQTQTYRFHSITYNETVELEKPLQPNRQSPWTDYIAGVIVEIEALGFFVPGFDLLVDGNIPQGSGLSSSAALEVVTGYAISESFGFNIPKEKIAVIGQKAENHFVGTKCGIMDQFIIAVGKKNDCISLNTDTLAYSYHHFELGTNEFYLINSNVKHNLKDSAYNKRRSECESALQKIQAKHPKWNQLYDVTLTESELKNCGLSPEELKRTIHVTTERERTKLVIQGLESNQFQTVGDALFATHESLSKQFEVSCEETDFIVSRLAELGVIGARMIGGGFGGCVLVLDKKEHFDKISAEMKKSYQQKFNIALDFYKFQISDGVKEISI, from the coding sequence GTGGATTCATTGAGAAGTAAAGAAAATTTGAATCAATTTGAGAGGATATTTGGAAAAACAAATTCCACTCCTCGTTTGTTTGAAGCACCCGCCAGGATTAATATCATCGGGGAACACGTTGATTATTTAGGTGGAATTGTTCTACCTGCAGCCATTGATTTTTCTGTTCAAGTTTTCCTTCGTCCCAATCAAACCCAAACGTATCGTTTCCATTCCATTACCTACAATGAAACAGTAGAATTGGAAAAACCTTTGCAACCGAATCGACAATCTCCGTGGACTGATTACATTGCGGGTGTCATTGTCGAAATCGAAGCACTTGGATTCTTTGTTCCAGGATTTGATCTACTAGTCGACGGAAACATTCCACAAGGTTCTGGTCTTTCCTCCTCCGCAGCCCTCGAAGTGGTAACAGGATATGCAATTTCTGAATCTTTTGGATTTAATATCCCGAAAGAGAAAATTGCAGTCATCGGGCAAAAAGCAGAAAACCATTTTGTCGGAACCAAATGTGGGATCATGGATCAATTCATCATAGCGGTTGGAAAAAAAAATGATTGTATCTCACTGAATACAGACACTCTCGCTTACTCCTATCACCATTTTGAACTAGGTACGAATGAATTTTACCTGATTAACTCAAATGTAAAACATAACCTCAAAGACAGCGCCTATAACAAACGCAGATCTGAATGTGAATCCGCCTTACAAAAGATACAGGCTAAACATCCAAAGTGGAATCAACTCTATGATGTCACTCTGACAGAATCAGAATTAAAAAACTGTGGTCTAAGCCCAGAAGAATTAAAACGAACCATTCATGTCACTACCGAAAGAGAAAGAACCAAACTAGTCATCCAAGGATTGGAATCGAACCAGTTTCAAACAGTAGGCGATGCTCTCTTTGCCACGCACGAATCTTTATCTAAACAGTTCGAAGTCTCTTGTGAGGAAACAGACTTTATCGTATCTCGCCTTGCGGAATTGGGAGTGATTGGTGCGCGGATGATTGGTGGCGGTTTTGGCGGATGCGTACTCGTACTAGACAAAAAAGAACATTTTGATAAAATTAGCGCGGAAATGAAAAAAAGTTATCAACAAAAATTTAACATTGCGTTAGACTTCTACAAGTTTCAAATCTCAGACGGAGTAAAGGAAATTTCCATATGA
- a CDS encoding DUF4139 domain-containing protein, with protein sequence MKSKIVSITSFTLLFLVTASITSDSSFDLSTDSDRKSVSVTIYNGGIGLVRETRVLNLSKGIRTLRFEDVPSQIIPQTVRVKGEDSKKLTVFEQNYEYDLISAERLMDKYIGKEVTLYQEGKEKTTSVKAKLIANNGSPVYQIGNEVSLGYNGRVTVPTIPENLFAKPTLVWKLKNEIDKEQSLEVSYQTNGLGWSADYILVLDKEENECGLNSWVTLNNHSGAEFKNAVLQLVAGKVNLVSNRPAYTPNPRYVKKSSVKEYEEMADAAPEFNQENLSEYYLYTLDQPTNIGYNQTKQVQLFQSEGIEIKKYFVFENLPMYEGNEKNFNNATIKYIFKNAKKNNLGRPLPQGTIRVFKADSKGRQQLLGEDTIDHTPENEDVKIKTGQAFDVVANGKRLSYEVFKLSRGDKSSYSVEIRNRKKEAIEIRFYASLWGDWTITKSSHKFIKESSTKTYADVPLKANETVTLEYTVETKY encoded by the coding sequence ATGAAATCCAAAATAGTATCCATCACCAGTTTTACCCTTCTCTTTTTAGTCACAGCCAGCATTACTTCTGATAGTTCCTTTGATCTATCCACAGACTCCGATCGTAAATCAGTAAGTGTTACCATCTACAATGGTGGCATCGGACTCGTAAGGGAAACAAGAGTTCTCAACTTGTCTAAGGGGATCCGAACCCTACGATTTGAAGATGTTCCTTCACAAATCATTCCTCAAACGGTTCGAGTGAAAGGGGAAGATTCGAAAAAACTAACAGTCTTTGAACAAAACTACGAATATGATTTAATTTCAGCAGAACGTTTAATGGACAAATACATCGGAAAAGAAGTCACCCTATACCAAGAAGGGAAAGAAAAAACAACTTCCGTCAAAGCAAAACTCATTGCCAATAATGGAAGCCCTGTTTACCAAATTGGAAATGAAGTGTCTCTTGGATACAATGGCCGAGTCACTGTCCCAACAATCCCTGAAAATTTATTCGCTAAACCAACATTAGTTTGGAAATTGAAAAACGAAATAGATAAGGAACAATCGTTAGAGGTATCCTACCAAACCAATGGACTTGGATGGTCTGCAGATTACATTCTTGTACTAGACAAAGAAGAAAATGAGTGTGGGCTCAACTCTTGGGTCACACTCAATAATCACTCGGGAGCAGAATTTAAAAATGCAGTACTCCAACTAGTGGCAGGAAAGGTGAATTTAGTTTCCAACAGGCCAGCATATACACCAAATCCTCGTTATGTAAAAAAGAGCTCTGTAAAAGAATACGAGGAAATGGCAGATGCAGCACCTGAATTTAATCAGGAGAATCTTTCTGAGTATTATTTGTATACCTTAGACCAACCAACTAACATAGGATACAACCAAACTAAACAAGTGCAACTTTTCCAATCAGAGGGAATCGAAATCAAAAAATACTTTGTATTCGAAAACCTTCCTATGTATGAGGGGAATGAAAAAAACTTTAACAACGCAACCATTAAGTATATTTTTAAGAATGCCAAAAAAAATAACTTAGGTCGACCACTCCCACAAGGAACCATTCGAGTTTTTAAAGCAGACTCCAAAGGAAGACAACAATTACTCGGTGAAGATACAATTGATCATACACCTGAAAACGAAGATGTAAAAATCAAAACCGGTCAAGCATTCGATGTCGTTGCCAATGGAAAACGTCTTTCTTACGAAGTTTTCAAACTTTCAAGAGGGGATAAATCTTCTTACTCGGTGGAAATTCGTAATCGCAAAAAAGAAGCGATTGAGATTCGATTTTATGCAAGTTTATGGGGTGATTGGACGATCACCAAATCATCGCATAAATTCATTAAAGAATCCTCTACAAAAACTTATGCTGATGTTCCACTCAAAGCAAATGAGACAGTAACCTTAGAATACACAGTTGAGACAAAATACTAA